AGCGCCTGTTGGAAACGCGTATGAATTTTACCATCCTCGTGAATTTCTCTTAATAAACCTTCAATATACGTCGAATTAAGTTTAGCCAGTTGACGATACTGTAAAATTTCACCGATGATTTCATGTTCACTTTCCAATTTCTCGAGTACATCGGCCGCTGTAGAGTAGCCTGTCTTCGTCTTTTTAATTGGTGTTAAGCCGATTTTCTCAAACAAAATAACGCCGAGTTGTTTCGGGGAGTTGACATTGAACTTTTCCCCGGCCATTTCATAAATTGACGTTTCAAGTTCTTTTATTTTCACGGATAATTGTGTTCCAATTTCCGCCAAGGCTTGTTTATCCGTTTTAACGCCTGTCGACTCCATCTTTCCAAGAATCGTGGCAAGTGGCAACTCCAACTCATGGTACAAATCGAATTGCTCGTTTTCTTTTAATTTCTCTTCAATTGTCGAACGTAGTGTCCAGACTGCAAGTGCACTGCGGCTAGCATGTTCCGCGACAATTTCATCAGATGGAGCCGCCTTTTTCGCACCTTTTCCATAGATCAATTCATTTTGTTTAACATCTGTATAACCGAACTGTTTTACAATAGAAGCGATATCCGTATAGGAAGTGGATGGACTCACTATGTATGCGCCGAGAAGTAAGTCAAATTCAATTCCTTTAAGTTCAATTCCGTATCTCGCCAAAGATGCAAGCGCTGCTTTCGAATCTGAACAATATTTCTTTTTAGTTTCATCTTGAAGCCATGTTATAAATAAATCCGAAGACTTCACAACCGAAAAAGGCAGATAGATCGTACGGTTTTCATCTGCTAATGCGATTCCGAGAATGTCCGCATTTAAATAGTTTTCGTCCATCATTTCAACGTGAAGCGCCATCGCATCCGACAAATGTTCTTCTGTTAATTCTTTTACGATCGTAACGTCGATATCTTCTTGCGGCACAACGCTAGCACCCGGGGAGATTTTTTCAAGTAGCGTATTGAAATTCAATTGTTGAAAAATACTAGTGAGCGCTTCATTATCCGGCCCATCGTAGGAAAGTTCATCGATTTTCACGGTTATCGGCGCATCAACGACAATCGTCGCTAAGTCGCGGCTCATATAAGCGATTTCTTCATTCGCCGTTAAATTTTCATTGAGTTTTTTTGCGGTTATTTTATCAAGTGATTTATACACATTTTCAATTGAACCATATTCTTTCAATAGTTTAATCGCAGTCTTTTCCCCGACTCCTGGAACGCCCGGGATATTATCGGATGGATCTCCCATGAGCCCCATCATATCAATCATCTGGGAAGCTGTAATTCCGTATTTTTCTATAATATGTTCAGGCGTGTATTTCTCTGTGTCCGTTATTCCTCTACGCGTAATAAGCACTGTCGTATGTTCAGTCGCAAGTTGAGTCAAATCTTTATCACCCGAAAACACAACAACTTCAACGCCGGCTTCATTACCTTCGCGGCTCAATGTACCAATGATATCATCCGCTTCGAATTGATCGAGTTCATATTGTTTTATATTATAGGCATCAAGCAGTTTTCGAATATAAGGAAATTGCTCCGACAACTCGGATGGGGTTTTCTGACGTCCTCCTTTATATTCTTCAAATGTTTTATGTCTAAAAGTTGTTTTTCCTGCATCCCACGCCACGAGCATATGGGTCGGTTTTTCTTCTTGCAAAATATTTTGAAGCATCATTGTAAATCCATATACTGCGTTTGTATGAATCCCGTGATCGTTCGTTAATAAAGGCAAAGCAAAAAACGCTCTGTATGCAAGGCTATTTCCATCAATAAGAATTATTTTCTTTTTTGTCAAGTACATCCGCTCCTGTTCATAATAAAAAACGTCATAATAAAACCGTCATCTTCATCTATCTTACCACGTGGGCTAGGATAATTGAAAATGACGGGTATCTAAAACACTTTCTGTTTACTGTCCTATTCGAAATAACCAGTTAAAGTTTTCGCGTACGGTGAATCTGCCGGGATAATGATCATCGTATCTTCGCCAATAGTTTTCGTGTAGGATTGTAGTGTCCGGTATAAGCTATAAAACTCAGGGTCTTTTGAAAAAGTATCATTGTAAATTTTTGCGGCTTCAGATTCGCCTTCAGCGTGAATAATCGCGGCTTTTTTACTTGCCCCCGCTAACATTTCAGTCACTTCACGGTCTGTTTCCGCCTCAATTCTACTTTTATCTGCATCCCCTTCAGATAAATACGTCTGTGCAGTTGATTCGCGTTCAGAAATCATTCTCGTGTAGATTGATTGCTCGTTTTCTTCAGGCAAGTCAATTCGTTTCATACGAACATCGACAATTTCAATTCCGAAATTCCCATGATCTAAAAATTCATTAACACGTTCGGTAACTCTGTCGTTCAATGAACCCCGTTCGGAATTTTCATCATTCACGACATCCACGTAGTCAAGCTGCCCAAGTTCAGTACGGACAACAGAATAGATGAATTCAGACATGCGCATTTCCGCATTAACAATGTTTCGTGCATTTGAAATCATTTCTCTAGGATCTGTTATTTTCCAAACTGCATAATTATCAATCATAATTCGTTTTTTATCTTTCGTGTTAATCTCAGCTTCAGAGACATTATAAGTCATTTGGCTTTTCGGCAGTGTCATGACGCTTTGAATGAAAGGCACTTTAATATTGATACCCGGTTCCCAAATAACCCTCTTAATTTCCCCAAACTGAGTGACAACCCGATACTCATTCTCTTTAACTATGAAAACATTAGCGATTAAGATGACAATTATCGCAAAAATAGACGTCAAAATCAGCGTTAATTTAACATACTTTTTAACTTCAATTGGCGACGCTGGACTTCCCGGCTTTTTGGGACCGCCTTTAGATTTTTGTTTTTGTTGCTTTTCAAATAGTCTTTCTTCAAAACTTTTGAACGGATTTTTATCGTTTGTCATTACTCTTCATCCTCCTCTTCGTCTTTAGTCGAGACTGGAGGTGAAGTGTTCTCCAATTGTTGCAACGGTAAATATTTCACTGTTTCACCGTTGTCATTCATAATGTATATTTTAGCCTTCGGTAACACTTGTTCAAGCGTTTCCAAGATTAAACGTTCACGCGTTATTTCTTTATTGCCTTTGTATTCTGCATGTAATTTATTGAAAAGAGATACGTCACCATGCGCTTGTTCAATACGGGCTGTTTTTTGACCGGTTGCACGGGAAATGATTGCATCACGTTCTCCGATTGCTTCACTGCTTTTTTGGTTTTCGTATTTTCTGGCTTCGTTAATTTTCGTGTTTTTCGTTTCACGAGCATCCGTAACTGCTGTAAATGCAGCTCGAACTTCAGAGTTTGGAAGTTCTACGTCTTGAAGTTTCACGCCTTGAATAACGATGCCGATATCATACTTATCTACTAAAGTCGCCAGGAGTTCCCTTGTCTCTGCCTCTATTTCCGCTTTTCCATCCGTTAATGCAGCGTCAATCGTTGAGCTACCAATAATTGACCGGATTGAAGCAGACGTTGCATCATGTAAAATTTCTTCAGGATTCTCGGCATGAAATAAAAACTTGGTTGGTTCAGTAATTTTCCATTGGACAACCAAATCGGTTAAGACGATATATTCATCTCCCGTAATCATTTTCGTTTCAGGATCATAGTCGACAACTTCTCCGTCTTCTTGCTTATAACCGAATTTCAAACTGAAAGTCTCTTTCGACAAAACTTCAACATGCTGAATTGGCCAAGGAAGTTTAAAATGCAATCCCGAATTTGTAACTTCCGTGTTTGCTTTACCGAATGTAATCACAACTGCCTGTTCCGATTCATCCACTGTGTACCAGGTTGTAAAACCAACTATGAGGAGCATAATTCCCAAAATCCCCATCCCAATCATCATTAATATTCGTTTAACACTCATTGATAATCCCCCTTACGATTTCCATCATCTCTCTATACGGACTTGGCAGTTAATAGTTTCGTTTCCGCCTAGGAATCCTTAAACTGAAACTAGTACCGACATTTGATTTACTTTCAACTTGTATCGTTCCGCCGTGGACTTCGATTAAATGTTTAACAATCGCTAGCCCAAGTCCCGTGCCGCCTGAATCGCGACTTCTAGCACGGTCGACTCGATAAAACCTTTCAAAAAGCCGTTCTAATTCCGATTCTTTAATTCCAATCCCTTCGTCTTTAACGATAATGACTACGTCGTCTTCAATTTCCTTAACTTCTATCGTTATCGTCGTGTCTTTCATTGAATAAATGATTGCATTCGACAACAGATTTACCATCACTTGAATTAAGCGGCCTTCATCGCCGTCAATCACAATTTCATTTGGCATATCAAAGCTAACAACCATATCTTTCTCTTCAATGCGACCACTGACAACTTGTATTGCCTCATAAATCATTTTCTTCAAGCCGACTTCACTGTATTGAAGCGTGAAGCCTTCCCTTTCAACATCTGACAATACTAATAATTCATCGATTAATCGCTTCAGTCGATTGCTTTCTTTTTGAATAATTTCAAGAAATTCTTTCATGACTGTTTGATCATTCATTGCACCGTCGAGTAAAGTTTCTGCAAATCCTTTAATCGATGTCACTGGGGTTCTTAGTTCATGAGAAACATTCGCTACAAAATCTTTTCGAATTTTTTCAAGCCTTACTAATTCAGTGATATCATGTATGACAACGACAATCCCTAACCAATTGCCGTAATTGCCGATGACTGGAGCACCATATACATTCACGGAAGATGACACGCCATTAACTTGTAAATTCAATTGGGTTTCGCAAGATTGTTCAGTCATATAGACATCTTCAATAAGACTCTCAAGCTCTCCAGGCAGTTCAAGGGAATTCACGGTTTTTCCAATTAACTTTTCATCATCCTTAAAACCGAATGTCGTTCTAAAAACACCATTAACGAGATTAAGCGTCCCCCCACGTCCGAACATTAAAAGGCCGCTCCCCATGCTTTCAATAAGCGTATTTAAACGTTCTTTTTCCATTTCTCGTTCCGTTGAAATTTCTTGCATCGTTTGTGAAATCGAATAAATTGCTGATGAAAGATCATTTTTTCGTTCTTTTTCAATCATTGCAGTATGTACAGAATAATCCCCTTCCGCGAGCTTAATCGCATTGGAAGTTACTTCATCAATCGGTTTAATATATTGCAATAGTAAACGTGTAATTATATAGAGCGAAACAAATAATGCTGTCAGTAAAACAATCAAAAGAAACAGTAAATAATCACGTTTTATAATAGGATCCGCGCCTTGATTGAACAAGGGAAAAAACTGGCCCAGTACAATTCCCAGGCCAGTTAATAGAACCGATAAAAATAATATATTTGCAAGAACGAGACGGCCGTATAGACCCTTCATCACAGATCCAGCTCCTCGAATTTATAACCAATTCCTCTTACGGTTTTTATAAATTGTGGTTTTCTTGTATCTTCTTCCACTTTTTCTCTTAAATGACTTACATGAACATCGACAATTCGCGTATCACCCGCAAAATCATAATTCCATACAGCACTGAGCAATAAGTCGCGAGAAAGGACACGATTCTTATTTTGAATGAAATAAGCAAGTAGTTCAAATTCCTTCGGTGTAAACTCCAGTTTTTCTCCGTGAAGATACACTTCATACCGGTCCAAATAAACTTTGAGCGGACCTGATTGTAAAGTCTCTTCAACCGCTGAATTATCTACCTCTGTCTTACTTCGTCTAAGAACGGCTTTGATGCGCGCAACAACTTCTCTTGGACTAAACGGCTTTGTCATGTAATCATCGGCGCCGATTTCCAAACCATGAACTTTATCAAATTCATCGCCTTTTGCGGTAAGCATGATGATCGGAATGTTACTCCCTTGCGAACGAAGTCTTTTACATACTTCGATTCCGTCTAACTTGGGCAACATTAAATCAAGGACAATTAAATCTGGCTGCTCACTTTGCACCAATTCAATGGCCGCTTCTCCATCGGCTGCACTAATCGTTTCGTAACCAGATAGTTTTAAGTTATACTCAAGTAATTTACGAATCGGTTGTTCATCTTCAACGATAAGTATTCTTTGCATTAACGCACTCACCCATCCAGTTAGAAATTTTCCATAGCCCCTGAAATAAGTCGATCTTCCACAATAGGAGGTGTTACTTTCACTTTTCCAGAAACTACAACAGCCAGATCTCCATCTAGCGCTTCCACTTTAACGATTATTTTGTTAGCCGACTTATCGACGTTGATAACTTCCAACAGGAAATCTACCGTCGCATAATGATATACGGGCTTAGGAAATTCGAGATGTTGTTCAACAATATGTGAACCTGGTCCCGGTAGATATTTTGAAATAGCCGAAGAAATAATGCCCGTCAACATGATTGTTGGAACAATCGGATTTTCATATGGCGTTTGCGATGCATAATCGTGTTGAATGTAGAGTGGATTCCCGTCATTTGTTAGCCCAAGATATAAAAGTAAATCTTTGTCTTCTATTTTTTCCGTGAGCTTTAATTTTTCCCCCACTGTTATCTCTTCGATTTTTCTGCCAAGCCTTCTTTTCTTACCTAGAATCAACTGAATTCCTCCCCTAAATATCATTATAAGTTAAAAAACGAGCAGCTTTCGCTACCCGTGTGTAATTTATGCTAATACTTTCATTACAGCCCTAACTGAATCTGCAGATTTGGAAAGAGCCACTTTTTCGTCTTCAGTTAAATCAAGTTCAATAATCTTTTCAATTCCCTTAGCACCGAGAACAGTCGGCACACCCAGGTAAATTCCGTCAAGATCATATTCACCTTCTAAAAAAGCAATTGCAGGAAGAACGCGTTTCTGGTCTTTTAAGATTGCTTCGGCCATTTCGACTAATGATGCTGCAGGCGCGTAATATGCAGAACCATTGCCTAACAGATTTACAATTTCCGCTCCGCCGTTACGCGTACGATCAACGATTTCTTCAAGTCGTTCTGGTGAAATTAAAGTTTCTAATGGAATTCCACCTGCATAAGAATAACGTACAAGAGGAACCATGTCATCCCCATGCCCACCCAGAACGAATCCTGTTACATCTTTCACAGAGAGGTTAAGCTCCTGCGCTACAAACGTACGGAAACGTGCAGTATCCAATACACCCGATTGTCCGATTACACGTTCTTTCGGGAAACCAGATGCTTGATAAACTGTATATGTCATCGCATCAACTGGATTTGTTAAAACGATAATTGTTGAATTTGGAGAATACTTCACAATTTCACTTGTTACGGCCTTCATGATCTTTTGGTTAGTCTGTACTAAATCATCACGGCTCATGCCTGGTTTTCGTGCAATACCCGCTGTAATGATCACAATATCAGAATCCTGGGTATACGAGTAGTTTGAAGTCCCAATAATGTTTGCGTCAAACCCTTGAACCGGACCTGCTTCAAGCATATCAAGTGCTTTCCCTTTTGTTGGATTCTCCATTTGAGGAATATCTACAAGAACAATGTCAGCTAATTCTTTTTGCGCTAAAAGAAATGCAGTCGTTGCGCCAGTGAAGCCGGAACCGATAACCGATACTTTCTTGCGTGTCATTGTCATGAGGTTACTCTCCTTTTATTCATATGTAAAGGGGGAACAAGTCCCCCTCTTTATTATATTATAGATTTTTGATTAATTCGTCTGCAAACTCGGAAGTTTTAACTTTAGTAGAACCTTCCATTAGTCGTGCAAAGTCATATGTTACAACTTTAGAAGCAATTGTCTTTTCAATCGATTCTTCGATCATTTTAGCTGCTTCATTCCAACCAAGGTGTTGAAGCATTAGAACACCTGATAGAAGGACTGATGATGGGTTAACAACGTCAAGTCCAGCATATTTCGGTGCAGTACCGTGAGTTGCTTCGAAGATTGCGTGACCCGTTACATAGTTAATATTCGCTCCTGGTGCAATTCCGATTCCGCCAACTTGTGCAGCAAGTGCATCAGAAATATAGTCACCGTTTAGGTTCATTGTCGCAACAACATCATACTCTTTCGGACGAGTTAGGATTAACTGTAAGAAGATATCAGCGATTGCTTCTTTAATGATGATTTTACCTGAAGCTTCAGCGTCTTCTTGTGCTTTGTTTGCAGCGTCAGTACCTTCTGCGTCTTTAATCTTGTCGTACTGTCTCCATGTGAATACTTTGTCTGCGAATTCTTCTTCAGCAACTTCATAGCCCCAAGTTGCGAACGCGCCTTCAGTGAACTTCATGATGTTTCCTTTATGAACAAGCGTCACTGATTTACGTCCTTCATCAAGTGCGTAATTGATCGCAGCGCGAACTAGACGTTTTGTTCCATCTTCTGAAACCGGCTTAATACCGATACCTGAAGTTTCTGGGAAACGGATGTTTTTAACGCCCATTTCATCTTGTAAGAAGTTAACTAGCTTTTTAACTTCGTCTGTTCCTTTTTCATACTCGATACCTGCATAAATATCTTCAGTGTTTTCACGGAAGATAACCATGTCGCAATCTTCAGGACGTTTAACTGGTGAAGGAACGCCTTCAAAGTAACGAACTGGACGAATGCATGTGTATAGATCTAGTTCTTGACGAAGTGCAACGTTTAGTGAACGGAAACCTCCGCCGATTGGTGTTGTAAGTGGCCCTTTAATAGCGATCAAATACTCTTCGATCGTATCTAGTGTTTCTTGCGGGAGCCATTCGCCTGTTTCATTGAATGCTTTCTCTCCTGCTAGCACTTCTTTCCATACGAGTTCTTTCTCGCCGTTATAAGCTTTTTCAACTGCTGCTTCTAGAACGCGTGAAGCTGCATTCCAAATATCAGGACCTGTACCGTCACCGATAATAAATGGGATTACTGGATTGTTTGGAACGTTCAAAACACCATTTGATACTGTTACTTTTTCACCGTTTGTCATTAAAAAATTCCTCCTAAAAATTCAAAATCATAGGGCTAGCTCATAAATAAGCCGCCAAGTTATTTTAGCGTTCGCTAATCGGAACATACTTTTGCATGCCTGGACCAGTATAATCCGCACGTGGGCGAATTAAACGGTTGTTTGCATATTGCTCGCGAATATGCGCAATCCAACCTGAGACACGCGAAACTGCAAAAATCGGCGTGAACAAATCATGATCAATGCCAAGAGAATGGTAGACTGACGCAGAATAGAAATCTACGTTTGGTGGTAGATTCTTTTCAGCAGTAAAGACTTCTTCAATCTTAACAGACATCTCGTACCACTTCTCTTCGCCGCGTAATGCCGTAAGTTTCTTGGACATGTCACGAAGATGTTTCGCACGTGGATCACCTTGACGGTAAACACGGTGGCCGAATCCCATAATCTTTTCTTTATTTGCAAGTTTATCTTTAATATAAGCTTCTGCTTTATCTACCGAACCGATTTCCGCAAGCATTTTCATAACTTGCTCGTTCGCTCCGCCGTGTAAAGGTCCTTTGAGTGCACCGATCGCCGCTGTGACGCCCGAGTACATATCCGAAAGTGTCGCTACGCAAACTCGTGCTGTGAATGTCGATGCATTCAATTCATGGTCTGCATGAAGAACGAGTGCTTTGTCGAACGCTTCAACTTCAATCGCATCAGGCTCATTTCCAGATAACATGTATAAGAAGTTTGCAGCATAACCTAATTCTGCATTTGGAGCGACTGGTTCTAACCCTTTACGGATTCGACCGAATGCTGTTACCAAAGTAACAATTTTCGCTTGGATTTTAATCGCTTTTTCATAGTTTGCTTCATCGGACATATCTTCTGATTTTTCATCGTATAATCCGAGAAGGGAAACTGCGGTGCGCAAAGCTGACATAGGATGTACTTTGTCAATTGGATACATTTTAAAGTGATCGTATACTTCCTGAGGAACTGTCATGTTTGAAATAAGTTGCTGTTTAAGTTCAGCAAGCTCGTCCTCTTTTGGTAATCGCTGATGCCATAGAAGATAGATAACTTCTTCAAAACTGGCATTATTAGCGAGGTCGTCAATGTCATATCCGACATATGTAAGAGTATCATCAATAATTGAACTGATGGCAGACTGTGTCGCGACGACTCCTTCTAATCCCTTGGTTGATGTCATGTAAATCGCTCCTTTTGTTTATGGGGCCATACTTCGCACAATCATAACTAAAGTGGTGTAGCGGCCTTTCAACTTTTATCTTCTTATTCTTTTTTTGCTTACATAATTCATTATAAGCAACTTTGTCATCTTTGTGAATGAAAACGCTTATTTTTATAATAATTAGTAAAAGGAGACCAAGATGTCTATTCATAATAAAAATCAAAAAATCGCTAGAATATTGTTTATAAAATGGCTGCCAATCATTCTAACGATTATTGTTATTTTTATGTTTCCGCCTGTGGCATTTGCGGTTATCGCAGCTTATTTTACCGCGCCTCTTCTTACAGCAGTTCATTCTTTGACAAAACTACCACTAACTATTGCAACTATTTTTGTTATTCTTATTCTTTTCTTTCTTACCTGTTCGTTTATTTACGTTGGCATTCATGGAATAATGGATCTTGTTCCGGCCATAGAGCGTCACTTGACGCCACTAACTTTAAATACAGATATAATTAGCAAGGTGCTGTCTTTTCTCGAAAGCAAAATTATTCAATATGGACAGGCAATTCTTGAATATACGCTTATGATTATCCAAACATTGTTCCAACGTCTTTTCAGTTTTTTCATTTTCCTTTTGGCTTACTTTTTTGCATTACGAGAGTCCGGAAAAAATCGTTTTTGGTTTCTCGTTTACTTTCCTGTAGAAATGCGCAAGCAAGCAAAAAAATCACTGTCAGAAGCAAGTAAAGTAATCGGCACCTTTGTATCCGTTGAAGCACGGTTAATTTTTTTAACATTTATCATTTTATCAATTGGGTTTTCACTTTTACACTTCAAATCTCCGTTTGGAATCGCATTCCTAATTTCGCTTGTTGACGGATTGCCTTTTCTAGGAATAGGAATCTTCTTGATCCCGATGATCGTTTTTTTCATCCACACCGGTAATTTATTCGTTGGCGTATCGCTTATTTTTCTTTACTTATTGACAATAACGACGCGACAATTTACCGAGTCCTATATGTGGGCCTCAACCTTTCAACTAAAACCGGTTCATGCATTTTTAATCATGGCTTGCTCCATTTATCTATTTGGTTTTGTAGGCATTCTATTATCGCCTTTTCTGCTATTTGCTGCCTATAAAATTAAACAACATCCGCTATTCACCGAATAACAATTCGACCGCTTTTCATTTTTTTAGCCAACCAACTAATAATAAAAGGTCTTAATAGATTTCTTGGACCTTGAAACAGCAAAATCAGGCCGAGCGCATCCGTGATAAATCCCGGGATGAGTAACATGATTCCGCCAAAAAAGATGCAGACGCCGTCTATTAATGCAGTTCCTGGAGTCTCCATCGTAGTCATTTTAAGTCTAAATTCATTCCATGCTTTCGTTCCTTGCCTCTTCGCTAAGTAGCCGCCGCCAATTCCAGTGAGTAAAATAATCCCGATTGTCGGTAGTAAACCTAATGTATTACCCGAGTAAATAAGTAACGCCAACTCCGCTGTTGGAACGACGATAAATAAAAGGATGAGCCATCTCATATATGCAAACCCCCCCTAAAAAAGGCTGCTTACCGATGATTCGGAAGCAGCCATGATTTTTTTAAAGTACGCTAGCGTGACCTTTATAAATTACGCCGGATTCAGCATCCATCGTAATGTCTTGCCCGTCTTCAATTACAGCCGTTGCGTTTTCAACACCGACTATAACCGGAATGCCCAAGCTAAGCCCCACAACTGCAGCATGGCTTGTTAATCCGCTTTCTTCCGTGATTAGCCCTGCACATTTCTCAATCGCCGGCATCATATCGCGGTCAGATCCTGTCGTCACAATAATCGCGCCTTCAGTATCTTGTTTCAAAGCTTCTTCAGCATTTTTAACGACAACTGCGCGTCCGTGAGCAACTGTTCGCCCAATACCTTGACCGCGTGTTAGTAAATCGCCGATAACATGTATTTTCATTAGGTTCGTTGTGCCAACTTCACCGACTGGAACACCAGCAGTGATAATGACAACATCTCCGTGAGTAACGTATTGATGTTTAACACTTTCCTCGACAGACTCTTGAAGGATTTCATCAATCGATTTCACGTCTTTTCCGATAATCGGATAGATTCCCCAAACGAGTGAAAGTTTTCTAGAACTTTTCTCTGAC
This genomic window from Sporosarcina sp. Marseille-Q4063 contains:
- a CDS encoding FxsA family protein; this encodes MRWLILLFIVVPTAELALLIYSGNTLGLLPTIGIILLTGIGGGYLAKRQGTKAWNEFRLKMTTMETPGTALIDGVCIFFGGIMLLIPGFITDALGLILLFQGPRNLLRPFIISWLAKKMKSGRIVIR
- a CDS encoding AI-2E family transporter, with the translated sequence MSIHNKNQKIARILFIKWLPIILTIIVIFMFPPVAFAVIAAYFTAPLLTAVHSLTKLPLTIATIFVILILFFLTCSFIYVGIHGIMDLVPAIERHLTPLTLNTDIISKVLSFLESKIIQYGQAILEYTLMIIQTLFQRLFSFFIFLLAYFFALRESGKNRFWFLVYFPVEMRKQAKKSLSEASKVIGTFVSVEARLIFLTFIILSIGFSLLHFKSPFGIAFLISLVDGLPFLGIGIFLIPMIVFFIHTGNLFVGVSLIFLYLLTITTRQFTESYMWASTFQLKPVHAFLIMACSIYLFGFVGILLSPFLLFAAYKIKQHPLFTE
- the citZ gene encoding citrate synthase — protein: MTSTKGLEGVVATQSAISSIIDDTLTYVGYDIDDLANNASFEEVIYLLWHQRLPKEDELAELKQQLISNMTVPQEVYDHFKMYPIDKVHPMSALRTAVSLLGLYDEKSEDMSDEANYEKAIKIQAKIVTLVTAFGRIRKGLEPVAPNAELGYAANFLYMLSGNEPDAIEVEAFDKALVLHADHELNASTFTARVCVATLSDMYSGVTAAIGALKGPLHGGANEQVMKMLAEIGSVDKAEAYIKDKLANKEKIMGFGHRVYRQGDPRAKHLRDMSKKLTALRGEEKWYEMSVKIEEVFTAEKNLPPNVDFYSASVYHSLGIDHDLFTPIFAVSRVSGWIAHIREQYANNRLIRPRADYTGPGMQKYVPISER